The proteins below are encoded in one region of Planctopirus limnophila DSM 3776:
- a CDS encoding DUF1501 domain-containing protein: protein MHRIPGYEHISRGDFLSKLGLGIGAAGLMHLLGEPEVQGSPADRSTKPGLPGLPHFAPTAKRVICLFQSGGPSHLDLFDDKPVLRERFNEDLPDSIRKGQRITGMVASQARLACQPSKWNFSPCGQSGTKLSELLTHTGTIADDICLIRSVHTEAINHDPAITFFQTGSQLPGRPSMGAWTDYGLGCANENLPSFVVLISVNKERPGQGLLARLWGSGFLPSEHQGVQFRGSGDPVLYLSDPKGISRENRRWMLDGIQELNQQSFARIGDPEIETRIAQAELAYRMQSSVPDLMDLNNEPEHVLNSYGEDVHVPGSFARNCLLARRLAVRGVRFIQLYHRDWDHHGGIHDRLPPMVKDTDQASAALVKDLKQAGLLDETLVIWGGEFGRTPYAQGSARLDAYGRDHHGKAFSIWMAGGGIKPGMCYGETDDFGFNVVNQPVHIHDLQATILHCLGIDHTRLTYRFQGRQFRLTDVHGQVVKAILK from the coding sequence ATGCACAGAATACCTGGCTATGAGCATATTTCGCGTGGTGATTTTCTATCGAAGCTGGGCCTGGGGATTGGTGCTGCGGGGCTGATGCACCTGTTGGGCGAGCCCGAGGTGCAAGGCTCGCCAGCCGATCGATCCACAAAGCCTGGGCTGCCTGGCTTGCCTCATTTTGCACCGACAGCAAAACGAGTGATCTGTTTATTTCAATCGGGTGGGCCGTCTCATCTGGATCTCTTTGATGATAAGCCTGTGCTTCGCGAGCGATTTAACGAAGATCTCCCGGATTCGATTCGGAAGGGGCAACGCATCACAGGGATGGTGGCCTCGCAAGCCAGGCTCGCCTGCCAGCCCAGTAAATGGAACTTTTCTCCCTGTGGCCAGAGTGGCACAAAACTGAGTGAGTTGCTGACTCATACCGGGACCATCGCTGATGACATCTGTTTGATACGCTCAGTCCACACCGAAGCCATTAACCACGACCCTGCCATTACTTTCTTTCAGACGGGCAGCCAGTTGCCTGGGCGTCCGAGTATGGGGGCCTGGACAGACTATGGTTTAGGTTGTGCCAACGAAAATTTGCCATCTTTTGTGGTGCTGATTTCTGTCAACAAGGAGCGGCCCGGGCAAGGGTTGCTGGCCAGATTGTGGGGCAGCGGATTTTTGCCGAGCGAACATCAGGGAGTTCAGTTTCGCGGCTCGGGTGATCCTGTCCTGTATCTCAGCGACCCCAAGGGAATCAGTCGAGAAAACCGTCGCTGGATGCTTGATGGAATTCAGGAACTGAATCAGCAGAGTTTCGCCAGAATCGGTGATCCAGAAATTGAAACTCGCATTGCTCAGGCGGAACTGGCCTACCGCATGCAAAGTAGTGTCCCCGATTTAATGGATCTTAATAACGAACCCGAGCATGTGCTGAACAGTTACGGCGAGGATGTACACGTTCCTGGCAGCTTTGCCCGTAACTGTCTATTGGCTCGGCGATTAGCTGTGCGAGGTGTGCGATTCATTCAACTATACCACCGCGACTGGGATCATCATGGTGGTATTCATGATCGACTGCCGCCGATGGTCAAAGATACCGATCAAGCAAGTGCTGCATTAGTGAAGGATCTCAAGCAGGCCGGATTGCTGGATGAGACTCTGGTCATCTGGGGTGGTGAGTTCGGGCGTACTCCTTATGCTCAAGGAAGTGCCAGGCTGGATGCGTATGGCCGGGATCATCACGGCAAAGCGTTTTCAATCTGGATGGCAGGTGGTGGGATCAAACCGGGAATGTGCTACGGAGAGACCGATGATTTTGGATTCAATGTGGTCAATCAACCCGTTCATATCCATGATTTACAGGCGACGATCCTGCATTGCTTAGGGATTGATCACACGCGTCTGACCTACCGATTCCAGGGTCGGCAATTTCGTTTGACCGACGTTCATGGCCAGGTGGTGAAGGCGATTCTGAAATAG
- a CDS encoding cyclic-phosphate processing receiver domain-containing protein, with protein MIDLWLDDERDPEDPRVQELFNADAGMVWVKTVDAAMARLRQGNVGFISLDHDLGTTATGYDLACWIEQRAFHNELPRLAWRVHSANTVGASAIRRAMENADRYWIDHERNASEPESSL; from the coding sequence ATGATCGATCTCTGGCTGGATGACGAGCGCGATCCTGAAGACCCTCGGGTCCAGGAACTCTTCAATGCCGATGCGGGCATGGTCTGGGTGAAGACCGTCGATGCGGCCATGGCCCGACTGCGGCAAGGGAATGTCGGCTTCATCTCGCTGGATCACGATCTGGGAACAACCGCGACGGGCTACGATCTTGCCTGCTGGATCGAACAGCGGGCCTTCCACAATGAACTCCCTCGCCTCGCCTGGCGAGTCCACTCAGCCAACACCGTCGGAGCAAGTGCCATCCGCCGCGCCATGGAAAATGCCGACCGCTATTGGATCGATCACGAACGGAATGCATCTGAGCCAGAGTCGTCTCTTTGA
- a CDS encoding VWA domain-containing protein: MDFRYSRYDENNAFSPQSADELFDQLSEYMLQYGDEVLDNLSDWEEQQPDVVDMLIRQGLVEKDREGRYSVTPKGLKRVENRALDELFQVQRKDSFGKHQVDFRGPGEVLQDESKKYEFGDAISNLNLHETMRSAMSRHAREGKLANRQIHIQEDDLVLYDQQYQTNCATVLLVDMSGSMTRMGKYGSAKRVAMALQALINGRYQGDFLQIVGFYTYASPLSSKELFASAPKPVSMYDPRIRLRISLDNSPAFVPQHFTNIHAGLQFARRILNKQPTQNRQILIVTDGEPTAHVEGRDLMLIYPPSEQTALATLAEAKRCAAEGISISSFALIEDYFYLELVNFVQRMAEVTGGISAYCNAGDLGNLVIESFIKGRKKRMAR; the protein is encoded by the coding sequence ATGGATTTTCGATACTCACGCTATGACGAAAACAACGCGTTCTCCCCGCAATCGGCCGACGAACTCTTCGACCAACTCTCCGAGTATATGTTGCAATACGGCGACGAAGTCCTCGACAACCTGAGTGACTGGGAAGAGCAACAGCCCGATGTCGTCGACATGCTCATCCGCCAGGGTCTCGTCGAGAAAGACCGCGAAGGACGGTACTCCGTCACCCCCAAAGGTCTTAAACGCGTCGAGAATCGGGCCCTCGATGAACTCTTCCAGGTCCAACGCAAAGATTCCTTCGGCAAACATCAGGTCGATTTTCGCGGCCCGGGCGAAGTCTTGCAGGATGAATCCAAGAAATACGAATTCGGAGACGCCATCTCCAATCTCAACCTGCACGAAACCATGCGGTCTGCCATGTCTCGTCACGCCCGGGAAGGCAAACTTGCTAACCGGCAGATCCACATCCAGGAAGACGACCTCGTTCTTTACGATCAGCAATATCAGACCAACTGTGCCACAGTCCTCCTGGTCGATATGTCCGGCAGCATGACTCGCATGGGTAAATACGGGTCGGCCAAACGCGTCGCCATGGCTTTACAGGCCCTGATCAACGGGCGCTACCAAGGAGATTTTCTCCAGATCGTCGGATTCTATACTTACGCCAGCCCATTAAGCTCCAAAGAACTCTTTGCCTCGGCCCCCAAACCTGTCAGCATGTACGACCCACGCATCCGGCTGCGCATTTCTCTGGATAATTCACCGGCATTCGTGCCACAACACTTCACGAATATCCATGCAGGGCTGCAATTCGCCCGCAGAATTCTCAATAAGCAGCCCACTCAGAATCGACAGATCCTCATCGTCACCGATGGCGAGCCCACAGCCCATGTCGAGGGCAGAGATCTCATGCTGATCTACCCTCCCAGCGAACAGACCGCGCTGGCTACTTTAGCAGAAGCCAAACGCTGTGCGGCAGAAGGGATCAGCATCTCCAGCTTCGCACTCATTGAAGATTACTTCTACCTCGAACTGGTCAACTTCGTTCAACGCATGGCCGAAGTCACCGGCGGCATTTCAGCCTACTGCAACGCCGGCGACCTGGGAAACCTCGTCATTGAGAGCTTCATTAAAGGCCGCAAAAAACGCATGGCGAGGTAA
- a CDS encoding DUF1549 and DUF1553 domain-containing protein, whose translation MTNNDSQAKVGSSWRKAGVLACGLSLAVSAFSGFSLFAQGALLAQEMEAKPGMSDKPGMSDKPGMLKPGAKAAEMKGDMEAMDGPAMKASGPKAAGGGDDLPARVKPATNKPGVRTAAADPVVQFINESLRQGWKDNDVEPSPMADDAEWIRRVYLDIVGRIPSAEEVQDFVADKSKTKRSELIEALLEDPGYVRNFTTIWTNLCIGQRTPRRVSRTGMQKFFREGFAKNRPWNEMVFDLVSAEGHFEKNGATNFILAQMQDNDDGVQLTAKTTRLFMGMQVQCTQCHNHPFNEWKQDQFWQFNSFFRQVRKMDHQKLDPRTGRQVDDYSEVLFRDFSGPVFFEKRSGLMQVAYPIYLGAEVDASEGVDRRTELAKLMTSGEKPLVATAYVNRMWGHFFGYGFTRPVDDMGPHNPSSNPALLDRLSDEFVKSGYDSRQLIRWIANAEAYSLTSRGIKKNERDNPAAGETPLFSHIYVKPMRAEQLYDSLIVATNAHKTGRAGWEQSEEQRQEWLQQFVQAFGTDDNEESSGFDGTIPQALMMMNGPLTRDAVALKPGSHLAEVLAGKGNERQKLNILYLSVLSRMPTAAEWARFQKYASSSGGNLIPVYQDMFWALLNSNEFIFIH comes from the coding sequence ATGACAAACAATGATTCTCAGGCAAAAGTCGGTTCAAGCTGGCGAAAAGCTGGTGTGCTGGCCTGTGGGCTGTCGCTGGCAGTTTCGGCGTTTTCCGGTTTCTCTCTGTTCGCTCAGGGGGCCCTGTTGGCTCAGGAGATGGAAGCCAAGCCGGGGATGTCTGACAAGCCGGGGATGTCCGATAAGCCGGGGATGCTGAAGCCGGGTGCGAAAGCGGCAGAGATGAAGGGTGACATGGAGGCGATGGATGGGCCTGCCATGAAAGCTTCGGGACCCAAGGCTGCTGGTGGCGGTGATGATCTTCCTGCCCGCGTTAAGCCTGCGACGAATAAGCCGGGTGTGCGTACTGCAGCGGCCGATCCTGTCGTGCAATTCATCAATGAAAGTCTTCGCCAGGGGTGGAAGGACAACGATGTTGAGCCTTCTCCGATGGCCGATGATGCCGAATGGATCCGCCGGGTGTACCTCGATATTGTCGGGAGAATCCCCTCGGCTGAAGAAGTTCAGGATTTTGTGGCAGACAAAAGCAAGACCAAGCGATCGGAGCTGATTGAAGCTCTGCTGGAAGATCCGGGTTATGTGCGGAACTTTACGACCATCTGGACGAACCTGTGCATTGGTCAGCGAACACCTCGCCGTGTCAGCCGGACGGGGATGCAGAAATTCTTCCGAGAAGGATTTGCCAAGAATCGCCCCTGGAACGAGATGGTTTTTGATCTGGTCTCAGCTGAAGGTCACTTCGAGAAGAATGGAGCGACGAATTTCATTCTGGCGCAAATGCAGGACAACGATGATGGCGTCCAGCTGACAGCCAAGACCACTCGTCTTTTCATGGGGATGCAGGTTCAGTGCACACAATGCCATAACCATCCGTTTAACGAATGGAAACAGGATCAGTTCTGGCAGTTCAACAGCTTTTTCCGTCAAGTCCGCAAAATGGATCATCAGAAGCTTGACCCTCGAACCGGGCGGCAGGTGGATGATTACTCTGAAGTTCTTTTCCGTGACTTCAGCGGGCCGGTGTTTTTTGAGAAACGCAGTGGTTTGATGCAGGTGGCCTATCCGATTTATCTCGGAGCGGAAGTTGATGCCAGCGAAGGAGTTGACCGCCGAACAGAACTGGCCAAGCTGATGACGTCTGGCGAAAAGCCTCTCGTCGCAACAGCTTACGTCAACAGGATGTGGGGGCACTTCTTTGGCTACGGGTTTACCCGGCCTGTCGATGATATGGGCCCACATAATCCATCTTCCAATCCCGCACTGCTGGATCGGTTGTCGGATGAGTTTGTCAAAAGTGGTTACGACTCTCGGCAGCTCATTCGCTGGATTGCGAATGCCGAGGCCTACAGCCTGACGAGCCGGGGGATTAAGAAGAACGAACGAGACAACCCAGCCGCTGGCGAAACTCCTTTGTTCAGCCATATTTACGTCAAGCCAATGCGGGCAGAGCAGCTCTATGACTCGCTGATTGTCGCGACGAATGCTCATAAAACCGGTCGTGCCGGTTGGGAGCAATCGGAAGAGCAGCGGCAGGAATGGCTCCAACAGTTCGTCCAGGCTTTTGGTACTGACGATAACGAAGAATCAAGTGGTTTTGACGGTACGATTCCTCAGGCCCTGATGATGATGAACGGGCCGCTGACGCGTGATGCAGTGGCTTTGAAGCCTGGCTCACATTTGGCCGAAGTTCTTGCAGGTAAAGGGAATGAGCGACAGAAGCTCAATATCCTCTATCTGTCGGTTCTCAGTCGGATGCCGACTGCGGCCGAGTGGGCTCGATTCCAGAAATATGCTTCGAGTTCGGGCGGAAACCTGATTCCGGTTTATCAGGATATGTTCTGGGCTTTGCTGAATTCGAACGAATTTATCTTCATTCACTAG
- a CDS encoding DUF1501 domain-containing protein, producing MSIFQPDGMSRRHFVRHLAATAATIPALEFISHVRANAAELKKNQKSCILMWMSGGPPTIDIWDLKPGSKNGGEFKPISTKGDLQISEHMPKTAQVMNHLSVVRAMSTREADHGRGTYFMHTGYVPNPTVVHPSFGSVVSYELGTKRKELEIPAFVSIGGGREGTGPGFLGMSNAPFVVDSNGGIRNADLNGVSAGQLGRRLDMLGSVEEGFINSQRGESGQSHKEIYQKAVNLMTSKQMDAFKVAQESPETLARYSPTPNGNAMGGGMGGISGFGRGLLMARRLVESGVPFVEVDFGGWDLHNDVFNSLKNRMLPQLDAGISALVTDLKERGMLDNTVIVWMGEFGRTPRINQNTGRDHWAASWSTMIGGGGLRGGVAVGETDSDGIAVASGKSYLPGDIWATAAHALGIPLDTVHTSKRGRPMKIANGGTPIKELIS from the coding sequence ATGTCAATTTTCCAGCCTGACGGTATGAGTCGCCGACACTTTGTGCGGCACCTGGCAGCGACAGCTGCAACAATTCCGGCTCTTGAATTCATCTCTCATGTGCGGGCCAACGCAGCAGAGCTGAAGAAGAACCAGAAGTCTTGCATCCTCATGTGGATGAGTGGTGGCCCCCCCACCATCGACATCTGGGATCTCAAGCCTGGCTCCAAGAATGGTGGCGAATTCAAGCCCATTTCGACGAAGGGCGATCTGCAGATCAGTGAGCACATGCCCAAGACGGCTCAGGTGATGAATCATCTGTCAGTCGTGCGTGCCATGAGCACCCGCGAAGCTGACCATGGTCGCGGCACTTATTTCATGCACACGGGCTATGTTCCAAATCCGACTGTCGTGCATCCATCCTTCGGCTCGGTGGTGAGCTACGAACTGGGAACCAAGCGGAAAGAGCTGGAAATTCCAGCCTTTGTCTCGATTGGCGGCGGTCGTGAAGGAACAGGCCCAGGCTTCCTGGGGATGTCCAACGCTCCCTTCGTGGTGGATTCGAACGGCGGCATTCGCAATGCTGACTTGAATGGCGTGTCAGCCGGTCAATTGGGTCGCCGCCTGGATATGCTGGGTTCTGTTGAAGAAGGTTTCATCAACTCACAGCGTGGTGAGTCTGGTCAGTCTCACAAGGAGATTTACCAGAAGGCTGTGAATCTGATGACTTCGAAGCAGATGGACGCTTTCAAGGTGGCTCAGGAATCGCCTGAAACATTGGCTCGCTACAGTCCAACACCTAATGGTAATGCCATGGGTGGTGGTATGGGTGGGATTAGTGGCTTTGGCCGTGGTCTCCTGATGGCCCGTCGCCTGGTCGAATCCGGCGTGCCATTTGTGGAAGTCGATTTCGGCGGCTGGGATCTCCACAACGATGTCTTCAATTCGCTGAAGAATCGTATGCTGCCCCAGTTGGATGCCGGGATTTCCGCTCTGGTCACAGACCTCAAAGAGCGTGGTATGCTCGATAATACCGTCATTGTGTGGATGGGTGAATTTGGTCGTACACCTCGAATCAACCAGAACACTGGTCGCGATCACTGGGCAGCCAGCTGGTCCACGATGATTGGTGGCGGTGGTCTGCGTGGTGGTGTGGCTGTTGGCGAGACCGACAGTGACGGCATTGCAGTAGCCAGCGGCAAGAGCTACCTGCCCGGAGATATCTGGGCCACAGCAGCACATGCTCTGGGGATTCCTCTGGATACCGTGCACACTTCGAAGCGTGGACGCCCGATGAAAATTGCTAACGGTGGAACACCAATCAAGGAATTGATTTCCTAG
- a CDS encoding sigma-70 family RNA polymerase sigma factor, which produces MSTSPSEQFEPQVNPGEGVEALTFQKDNGSEPASQAEFVQLFTRSQRRLYLYILSQVPHPVEAEEILQEANVIAWTKSSQYRSGSNFFAWVCQIAHLEILKHRSRQKRTKLRFSDEFIEQVASEVVEQVDELESRRLALKHCLGKLRDKDRDLIESRYAPGERGKDLASQIGRPANSVYQSLGRIRRTLMECIQRQLAVEFH; this is translated from the coding sequence ATGAGTACTTCACCGTCTGAGCAATTTGAGCCTCAAGTCAATCCTGGTGAGGGGGTTGAGGCGTTGACTTTTCAGAAGGACAACGGCTCTGAACCAGCTTCACAGGCTGAGTTTGTGCAGCTGTTTACAAGATCTCAAAGACGATTGTACTTATATATATTGTCCCAGGTGCCGCATCCGGTTGAAGCTGAAGAGATTCTGCAGGAAGCCAATGTGATCGCCTGGACAAAATCGTCTCAGTATCGCAGTGGCAGTAATTTTTTTGCCTGGGTCTGTCAAATCGCCCACTTGGAGATACTTAAGCATCGCAGTCGGCAGAAGCGAACGAAACTCAGATTCAGCGATGAGTTTATTGAGCAGGTGGCCAGTGAGGTGGTCGAACAGGTGGATGAACTGGAGTCTCGTCGGCTGGCTTTAAAACATTGTCTGGGAAAATTAAGAGATAAAGACCGAGATCTGATTGAGTCCCGCTATGCTCCTGGTGAGCGTGGTAAAGATCTGGCTAGCCAGATTGGGCGACCAGCCAATTCGGTCTATCAATCATTGGGAAGAATTCGCCGTACACTCATGGAATGCATTCAGCGGCAACTGGCCGTTGAGTTTCATTGA
- a CDS encoding DUF1549 domain-containing protein yields the protein MSTWNDELWQLLEALCEDRIHADELLRLEQIVLSSKEARLFYIRYIDLHGSLYWNAAFGARQDEVSPTADGDSLLAATAEAGSDDTDAEVNRGLQSEESPGELTWEQFSSLMVENISENEPLVSVSTDTEVALPETKDTLGPEGYLWQELPSRLTAVKAVPTASQLSPAGKSTPGSISWLSGMFGNRKSQRSRRLRKWVKSTGSAYAGIAAVLLVCLSVAYWQPISGQSGQFLGSLWKPAAKLDSPLASHSDLSTSDPAGLQTKGDTTAHPAAEINGPLNRSNSEATARTNGRTPVALPLSTLDKPQGVSQANPTEELIAQRAQALKEQQAMAEEAARIKSLSESVSAFVKSPSKPSIAFTYPQGRLSSVQVVSQVNEYLTKTWKEQNLTPAPLASEAVWHRRIYLDLVGHIPTSAETEAYLSDRSPGRRERLVDRLLDDPGFARYLATTWTNLLVGRHELETADRQALHEYLRVSFAGHRPWNRIVEELVSASGRSHENGATNFLLANLNQDALAATTRTSRLFLGQSLDCVQCHQHPFDDARQAKFWELNSFFRQASSRPVLVLDQQTGKRVQVAHELYDLPVAGPVYFETTNQTSVAAFPRWAGQEVDDSATTRRRVELGRILAEDHDHQLARAFVNRLWSQLFGRGFTTPVDDMGVHQPPVHPELLELLTRNFVQENYSIRELVRCMVNSRPYQLASIMELDSAPRPLSNATGSESAVQEESTTFEFMRARPLSPEQIFDSFLIMKSPVPGQQQFWMEAIEKRQEWIAPFIQQLPTEENLETSLYASPLQEVLTLMNGDLTQDLLSATSGTLLAETLKRYTKDVDRANALTMAIVSRKATETEMTILRTALTKIVGKVKNGENAEVLTLDLWRDFAWALLNSSEFRMNH from the coding sequence ATGTCGACCTGGAATGATGAACTCTGGCAACTGCTCGAAGCATTGTGCGAAGATCGCATACATGCCGATGAGCTTTTGCGGCTGGAGCAGATTGTTCTCTCGTCGAAAGAAGCCAGGCTCTTTTATATTCGATACATCGACCTGCATGGCTCACTCTATTGGAACGCGGCTTTTGGTGCTCGGCAGGACGAAGTTTCTCCAACGGCTGATGGAGACTCCTTGCTGGCTGCAACTGCTGAAGCTGGTTCTGACGATACCGATGCTGAAGTTAATCGAGGTTTGCAATCTGAGGAGAGCCCGGGTGAGTTGACCTGGGAGCAGTTCTCATCACTAATGGTCGAGAACATTTCAGAAAATGAACCTCTGGTGTCAGTATCGACCGATACGGAAGTTGCTCTACCGGAGACGAAAGATACTCTCGGGCCCGAAGGTTATCTCTGGCAGGAACTCCCCTCGAGGTTAACGGCTGTTAAAGCGGTGCCAACCGCATCTCAGTTGTCTCCTGCCGGGAAATCGACTCCAGGTTCGATCTCCTGGCTGAGTGGGATGTTCGGAAATCGCAAGTCGCAACGCAGTCGACGCCTAAGGAAATGGGTGAAATCAACGGGCTCTGCATATGCAGGTATTGCTGCTGTGCTGCTGGTGTGTTTGTCGGTCGCTTACTGGCAACCGATTTCTGGACAGAGCGGCCAATTTCTGGGGAGCTTGTGGAAGCCGGCTGCCAAGCTTGATTCGCCACTGGCAAGTCATTCGGATCTGTCGACATCGGATCCGGCCGGCTTGCAAACAAAGGGAGATACCACGGCACATCCTGCTGCTGAGATTAATGGGCCGCTCAATCGTTCCAATTCCGAAGCGACAGCTCGAACGAACGGTCGAACACCGGTGGCATTGCCACTTTCAACACTCGATAAGCCTCAGGGAGTTTCGCAGGCCAATCCGACAGAGGAACTGATTGCACAGCGAGCTCAGGCTCTTAAAGAGCAGCAGGCGATGGCTGAAGAGGCTGCACGGATTAAGTCGCTCTCGGAATCTGTCAGTGCGTTTGTTAAGTCGCCCTCCAAGCCGTCGATCGCCTTTACTTATCCTCAGGGTCGGTTATCGAGTGTCCAAGTCGTCTCTCAAGTGAATGAGTACCTGACGAAGACCTGGAAAGAGCAGAACCTTACGCCGGCTCCATTGGCGAGCGAGGCTGTGTGGCATCGCCGAATCTATCTGGATCTTGTCGGCCATATTCCCACATCAGCAGAAACCGAGGCCTATCTGTCGGATCGTTCTCCAGGGCGTCGAGAACGGCTGGTGGACCGATTGCTGGACGATCCTGGATTTGCCCGATATCTGGCGACGACTTGGACGAATCTTCTCGTCGGTCGGCATGAGCTGGAGACAGCCGATCGACAGGCTTTGCATGAATACCTGCGTGTCAGCTTTGCAGGACATCGCCCATGGAACCGCATCGTCGAGGAACTTGTGTCGGCTAGTGGGCGTTCCCACGAAAATGGGGCGACGAATTTTCTGCTGGCCAACTTGAATCAAGATGCGTTAGCAGCCACCACCAGAACCTCCCGATTGTTTCTCGGGCAGAGCCTCGACTGCGTGCAATGCCACCAGCATCCCTTTGACGATGCCCGTCAGGCAAAATTCTGGGAATTGAACAGCTTTTTCCGTCAGGCCAGCAGTCGTCCCGTTCTCGTGCTCGATCAGCAGACGGGAAAACGGGTGCAGGTGGCTCACGAGTTATATGATCTGCCTGTCGCTGGCCCGGTTTATTTTGAGACGACGAATCAGACATCTGTCGCTGCTTTTCCGCGCTGGGCAGGGCAAGAGGTTGATGATTCTGCCACAACGCGTCGGCGGGTGGAGTTAGGTCGTATTCTGGCTGAAGATCATGATCATCAACTGGCACGTGCTTTCGTGAATCGCCTGTGGAGTCAGCTCTTCGGTCGAGGGTTTACGACTCCGGTGGATGATATGGGGGTTCACCAGCCGCCAGTCCATCCCGAACTGCTTGAGTTGCTGACGCGCAATTTCGTTCAGGAAAACTACAGTATTCGGGAACTGGTCCGTTGCATGGTGAACTCGAGACCTTACCAGTTGGCCTCGATCATGGAGTTAGATTCTGCTCCCAGGCCCCTGTCGAATGCCACAGGGAGTGAGTCAGCGGTTCAGGAGGAGTCCACGACTTTTGAATTCATGCGTGCCAGGCCCCTTTCTCCTGAGCAGATCTTTGATTCTTTTCTGATCATGAAAAGTCCTGTTCCTGGGCAACAGCAGTTCTGGATGGAAGCCATTGAAAAACGTCAGGAATGGATTGCACCTTTTATTCAACAACTTCCAACTGAAGAGAATCTTGAGACGAGTCTTTATGCTTCGCCATTACAGGAAGTGCTTACACTGATGAACGGCGATCTGACTCAAGATCTGCTTTCTGCCACATCAGGGACGCTTCTGGCGGAGACATTGAAGCGATATACAAAGGATGTCGATCGTGCAAATGCTCTCACGATGGCCATTGTGTCCCGCAAAGCGACTGAAACGGAAATGACCATTCTTCGAACTGCTTTGACGAAGATCGTGGGCAAAGTCAAAAATGGTGAAAATGCCGAAGTGCTGACTCTTGATCTCTGGCGTGATTTTGCCTGGGCTCTGCTGAATTCGTCAGAGTTTCGCATGAATCACTAG
- the bioD gene encoding dethiobiotin synthase codes for MALLSNLRGLFVTGTDTDVGKTYVSCRIIEALLNTGHNVGAYKPACSGAIVSSLAPSSQPEWHDVNELWSATGQRFPKSQICPQCFLEPLAPPLAAAREGRTVSAQQLRSGVDWWLDRVDLLLIEGAGGIFAPISEQDVVLDLAVDLGFPMLIVARPGLGTINHTLLTIAAIRQRGLPIAGVVMTSASPFDQPSVMENIKEITARSGVPVLAVIEPDRPWPVTIDPADCFSHSRNLTHHEPTVGE; via the coding sequence ATGGCCTTACTCTCAAATCTCCGAGGTCTGTTCGTCACCGGAACCGACACTGATGTGGGCAAGACCTATGTCTCCTGTAGGATCATTGAGGCCCTGCTGAATACTGGGCATAACGTGGGTGCCTATAAGCCCGCCTGCTCTGGTGCCATTGTCTCCAGTCTGGCGCCTTCTTCTCAGCCCGAATGGCATGACGTCAATGAGTTATGGAGTGCCACCGGCCAGCGGTTTCCGAAATCGCAAATTTGCCCACAATGCTTTTTAGAGCCACTGGCACCACCTTTAGCTGCTGCCCGGGAAGGTCGCACAGTGTCGGCTCAGCAGCTGCGTTCTGGCGTCGATTGGTGGCTGGATCGAGTCGATCTGCTCCTGATCGAAGGGGCGGGAGGGATCTTTGCCCCGATCTCCGAGCAGGATGTAGTCCTGGATCTCGCTGTCGATCTCGGCTTTCCCATGCTGATTGTCGCACGCCCGGGCTTAGGAACCATTAATCATACACTGCTGACAATTGCCGCCATTCGGCAGCGGGGGTTACCAATTGCTGGCGTGGTGATGACGTCGGCATCGCCCTTTGACCAGCCATCGGTGATGGAGAACATCAAAGAAATCACAGCCCGCTCAGGAGTGCCAGTTCTCGCTGTGATAGAACCTGATCGACCCTGGCCCGTGACGATCGATCCCGCAGACTGCTTTTCTCACTCTCGAAACCTGACTCATCATGAGCCTACAGTTGGCGAATGA